From a single Sinorhizobium sp. RAC02 genomic region:
- a CDS encoding Bax inhibitor-1/YccA family protein, with amino-acid sequence MADLRNYQTRTANTGAQAGAVIDQGLRTYMLRVYNLMAFGLAITGLVAYFASQAAFADGQLTAFGQAIYVSPLKWVVMLAPLALVFFLSFRIHTMSVAAAQATFWVYAGLMGLSLSSIFLVYTGASIAQTFFVTAAAFGSLSLFGYTTKRDLSAMGSFLVMGLFGLIIASLVNLFLQSSALDFAISAIGVLVFAGLTAWDTQKIKEMYFEADDAAVAGRKAIMGALTLYLDFINLFLFLLRFLGNRE; translated from the coding sequence ATGGCTGATCTTCGCAACTACCAGACCCGAACGGCGAATACCGGCGCTCAGGCCGGTGCCGTCATCGACCAGGGCCTGCGCACCTACATGCTCCGGGTCTACAACCTGATGGCCTTCGGTCTCGCGATCACCGGTCTCGTGGCGTATTTCGCCTCGCAGGCCGCCTTCGCCGATGGCCAGCTGACCGCATTCGGTCAGGCGATCTATGTGAGCCCGCTGAAGTGGGTCGTCATGCTCGCCCCGCTGGCGCTGGTCTTCTTCCTGAGCTTCCGCATCCACACGATGAGCGTTGCCGCCGCGCAGGCGACCTTCTGGGTCTATGCCGGCCTGATGGGCCTGTCGCTGTCGTCGATCTTCCTGGTCTATACCGGCGCCAGCATCGCGCAGACCTTCTTCGTCACCGCCGCCGCCTTCGGCTCACTGTCGCTGTTCGGCTACACGACGAAGCGGGACCTGTCCGCGATGGGCTCGTTCCTGGTGATGGGCCTGTTCGGCCTGATCATCGCCTCGCTCGTCAACCTGTTCCTGCAGTCCTCGGCGCTCGACTTCGCGATCTCCGCGATCGGCGTGCTGGTCTTCGCAGGCCTGACGGCCTGGGATACGCAGAAGATCAAGGAAATGTATTTTGAAGCCGACGACGCCGCCGTGGCCGGCCGCAAGGCCATCATGGGCGCGCTGACGCTCTACCTCGACTTCATCAACCTCTTCCTGTTCCTGCTGCGTTTCCTCGGCAACCGCGAGTAA